From the genome of Nicotiana sylvestris chromosome 2, ASM39365v2, whole genome shotgun sequence, one region includes:
- the LOC138885359 gene encoding uncharacterized protein, which yields MYSEDQEVEKRKFDIKVKPKMPFSWYSLKVEDNPKAKESKVKATTSTGQSKEPVEVVTSSQPPTAIPEPTSRPSISTPPNIPASSAYPLTAYRLNQTLSTEQWKTLKELSKYTKKLNKTWASKESVKEFRGEVEKMKTTDHLHLEVLLHDQPPAAQIEQVPENEIERAPKRRRMIPQVDDLEIELEETEGVASGQPQAPGTDDSGAQPQDPVLSKDPTQSKEPILPQDPMQTEDP from the exons ATGTATTCTGAGGATCAAGAGGTGGAGAAAAGAAAATTTGACATAAAGGTGAAACCCAAGATGCCCTTTTCATGGTACAGCCTCAAGGTTGAGGACAACCCCAAAGCCAAAGAATCCAAGGTCAAAGCCactacttctactggccagtctaaAGAGCCAGTAGAAGTAGTCACTTCTTCTCAACCTCCCACTGCCATACCAGAGCCTACCTCCAGACCATCTATTTCCACCCCTCCAAATATCCCAGCCTCCTCAGCATACCCATTGACTGCCTACAGATTGAACCAAACACTCTCCA CTGAACAATGGAAAACACTTAAGGAGCTGAGCAAATACACAAAGAAGCTGAATAAGACGTGGGCTTCGAAGGAGTCAGTTAAGGAATTTAGGGGagaagtggagaagatgaagacaaCTGACCATTTGCATTTGGAGGTACTATTGCATGATCAGCCTCCAGCAGCTCAGATAGAGCAGGTTCCAGAGAACGAGATTGAGAGAGCTCCAAAGAGGAGGAGGATGATCCCCCAGGTGGATGATCTTGAGATTGAGTTGGAGGAAACTGAGGGTGTTGCTTCTGGCCAGCCACAGGCCCCCGGGACAGATGATTCAGGTGCCCAGCCACAGGATCCCGTGCTATCAAAGGACCCCACTCAGTCAAAGGAGCCCATACTACCACAGGACCCCATGCAGACGGAGGatccatag